A genomic window from Periweissella cryptocerci includes:
- a CDS encoding GRP family sugar transporter produces MDILMALIPALTWGSIGLLTGKFGGSAGQQVFGMTSGAFILSAIIWLVTKPTMTPTIWILGLVSGLFWAVGTSQQFVSFKEIGVSKAFPISTAGQLVTNALMGAIVFGEWKNPIMWLMGVAAIAIMVIGAVFIGKKDPKSPFKQPENITGNMRAGIIALTLSTFGYLVYTFIPKAYQTWGGMPSTSGSEFTFAILLPQTMGMVIGAFIFAKFMIRENNLVSVTTAKNGITGIGWAIGNLFMFLSAMSAMGLATAYTLSQMGVIISTFGAIIFLGEKKTKKEFIYTFIGTAAVILGGVLVGMI; encoded by the coding sequence ATGGATATATTAATGGCGTTAATTCCCGCGTTAACGTGGGGTTCGATTGGATTATTAACGGGTAAATTCGGTGGTTCAGCTGGACAACAAGTTTTTGGGATGACATCAGGTGCTTTCATCTTGTCAGCCATCATTTGGCTAGTGACGAAGCCAACAATGACACCAACGATTTGGATTCTTGGTTTAGTCTCAGGTTTGTTCTGGGCAGTTGGTACATCACAACAATTTGTTTCATTTAAGGAAATTGGTGTATCAAAAGCCTTTCCAATTTCAACCGCGGGACAATTAGTTACGAATGCTTTAATGGGCGCAATTGTCTTTGGAGAATGGAAAAATCCCATCATGTGGTTGATGGGGGTTGCAGCAATCGCCATCATGGTTATTGGTGCCGTATTCATTGGTAAAAAGGACCCTAAGAGCCCATTTAAGCAACCAGAGAACATAACTGGGAATATGCGCGCTGGAATTATTGCGTTAACGCTCTCGACGTTTGGGTACCTTGTATACACGTTCATTCCAAAAGCATATCAAACGTGGGGTGGGATGCCATCAACATCCGGTTCTGAGTTTACTTTTGCGATTCTTTTACCACAAACAATGGGGATGGTTATCGGAGCCTTTATCTTTGCGAAGTTCATGATTCGTGAAAATAACTTGGTCAGCGTTACGACCGCCAAGAACGGTATTACAGGGATTGGTTGGGCAATCGGGAACTTATTCATGTTCTTGTCTGCGATGTCTGCCATGGGGCTCGCAACGGCATATACGCTTTCACAAATGGGCGTGATTATCTCAACCTTTGGGGCAATTATATTCTTAGGTGAAAAGAAAACGAAAAAAGAATTTATCTATACCTTTATTGGAACGGCAGCGGTAATTCTTGGTGGCGTCCTTGTGGGAATGATATAA
- a CDS encoding TetR/AcrR family transcriptional regulator — MTTKTDPRVLKTRNSLKRALVKLMREYKLQYITVQKITEEANITRGTFYLHYHDKEDFVQRAMQEIIDDFFAETIYMTNRGFKSHTKDDSAAELCRFSIARAFAYIENDSEVFDVLLNEQENNVFEQQIYNHLSEYMQQFKQTCQSEFVELEVPDELQISFIVSALLGVIKRWLHTGMMYTPRYMTASMKRILEFKQPKQVEFADFFDAAEVLD; from the coding sequence ATGACAACAAAGACAGATCCACGAGTTTTAAAGACTCGCAATAGTTTAAAACGCGCGTTAGTTAAGTTAATGCGTGAATATAAATTGCAATATATTACAGTTCAAAAAATTACTGAAGAAGCCAACATAACTCGCGGTACCTTCTATTTGCATTACCATGACAAGGAAGACTTCGTTCAACGGGCGATGCAAGAAATTATTGATGACTTTTTTGCAGAAACAATTTATATGACGAATCGCGGTTTTAAAAGTCACACTAAGGATGATAGTGCCGCAGAATTATGTCGTTTCTCAATTGCACGTGCATTTGCGTACATTGAAAACGATTCAGAAGTTTTCGATGTTTTGTTAAACGAGCAAGAAAACAATGTTTTTGAACAACAAATTTATAACCATCTCTCAGAATATATGCAACAGTTCAAACAAACTTGTCAAAGTGAGTTTGTTGAACTTGAAGTACCTGATGAACTGCAAATTTCATTTATTGTTTCGGCCTTGTTGGGGGTAATTAAACGGTGGTTACATACTGGTATGATGTATACACCACGCTATATGACCGCAAGTATGAAGCGAATTCTTGAGTTTAAGCAACCTAAACAAGTTGAGTTTGCAGATTTCTTTGATGCAGCAGAAGTGTTAGACTAA
- the ileS gene encoding isoleucine--tRNA ligase, with protein MKLKETLNLGKTKFPMRGSLPTKELERENVWFENKVYEARQKLNEGKPFFVLHDGPPYANGNIHMGHALNKISKDIIVRYKSMSGFNSPYVPGWDTHGLPIEQQLTKAGHNRKELSKVEWRKLAEQFAREQVDKQREDFKRLGVSAEWDNPYLTLLPEFEAAQIRTFGEMAKKGYIYKGKKPVYWSWSSESALAEAEIEYHDVTSPTAFYAERVVDGKGILDTDTYMVVWTTTPWTIPGSRGITIGAKYEYSVVKPAGSDKKYVVATDLLAGDAEKFGWADYEVEKIVKGVDMENIIAQHPFYEDVKLVTMLGDFVTLDAGTGLVHTAPGFGEDDFWVGQKYGLEVAVPVDDQGMMTEEAGADFEGVFYEKANAISLQKLTDLGLLLKQEDIEHSYPFDWRTKKPVIFRAVPQWFASVEAFRQQILDSLDEVEFLPEWGKNRLYNMIKDRGDWVISRQRVWGVPLPIFYAEDGEPILTEETVNHVADLFGEFGSNVWFEREAKDLLPEGYTSEHSPNGIFTKEEDIMDVWFDSGSSHQGVLAQRDYLPDQADLYLEGSDQYRGWFNSSLITSVAVTGHAPYKGLISQGFVLDGEGRKMSKSIGNTIVPNDVIKQMGAEIIRLWVASVDTDSDVRVSMEILKQSSETYRKIRNTMRFLLANTEDFDNAKDAVAYEDMPASDKYFYALVNDLTKDLLADYDQYKFVDLFKRVVNFINVDLSAYYLDYAKDVVYTEAPDSVERRAMQTNFYKTVLNLTKLLLPILPHTSEEIWEYLQEPEEFGYLSEMVVAEDLADSASLIANWGEFRLMRDKVNKALEEARDNKLIGKPAEAAVTLYLTAEQRALIDTLDSDVRVMLLVSQLHLVDIADAPADAQDIDGLKLTVAHAEGEVSARDRLYHTDLGADADFPMLSAHEAAIVRQYYPEAVENGFED; from the coding sequence ATGAAGCTTAAAGAAACATTGAACCTCGGGAAGACTAAGTTTCCAATGCGCGGTAGTTTACCAACCAAGGAACTTGAACGTGAAAACGTTTGGTTTGAAAACAAAGTCTATGAAGCACGTCAAAAATTAAATGAAGGTAAGCCATTTTTCGTATTACATGATGGCCCTCCATATGCTAACGGTAACATCCACATGGGTCACGCTTTGAATAAGATTTCTAAGGATATTATCGTACGTTATAAGTCAATGAGTGGCTTTAACTCACCATATGTTCCTGGTTGGGATACACATGGTTTGCCAATTGAACAACAATTGACAAAGGCTGGTCATAACCGTAAAGAATTAAGTAAGGTTGAATGGCGTAAGCTCGCCGAACAATTTGCGCGTGAACAAGTTGATAAGCAACGTGAAGACTTTAAGCGTCTTGGTGTTTCTGCTGAATGGGATAACCCATATTTGACTTTGTTACCTGAATTCGAAGCCGCCCAAATTCGGACTTTCGGTGAAATGGCGAAAAAAGGCTACATTTACAAGGGTAAGAAACCAGTTTACTGGTCATGGTCATCTGAATCCGCTTTGGCTGAAGCTGAAATTGAATACCACGATGTGACGTCACCAACTGCGTTCTATGCTGAACGTGTCGTTGATGGTAAGGGTATCTTGGATACTGATACTTACATGGTTGTTTGGACGACTACGCCATGGACAATTCCTGGTTCACGTGGGATTACTATTGGTGCCAAGTACGAATATTCAGTTGTTAAACCTGCTGGATCAGACAAGAAGTACGTTGTGGCGACTGATTTATTAGCTGGCGATGCTGAAAAGTTTGGCTGGGCTGATTATGAAGTTGAAAAGATTGTGAAGGGTGTTGATATGGAAAATATCATCGCTCAACACCCATTCTATGAAGACGTTAAGTTAGTTACGATGCTTGGCGATTTCGTTACTTTGGATGCCGGTACTGGTCTTGTTCACACTGCCCCTGGTTTTGGGGAAGACGATTTCTGGGTTGGTCAAAAGTACGGCTTGGAAGTTGCTGTTCCCGTTGATGATCAAGGAATGATGACTGAAGAAGCCGGCGCTGACTTTGAAGGTGTTTTCTATGAAAAAGCAAACGCAATTTCACTCCAAAAGTTGACTGATCTTGGTTTACTTTTGAAGCAAGAAGACATTGAACACAGCTACCCATTTGACTGGCGGACTAAAAAGCCCGTTATTTTCCGGGCAGTGCCACAATGGTTTGCCTCTGTTGAAGCATTCCGTCAACAAATCTTGGATTCATTAGATGAAGTTGAATTTTTACCTGAATGGGGTAAGAATCGTCTTTACAACATGATCAAAGATCGTGGCGACTGGGTTATCTCACGTCAACGTGTCTGGGGTGTTCCATTGCCAATCTTCTATGCTGAAGATGGCGAACCAATTTTGACTGAAGAAACGGTTAACCACGTGGCTGACTTGTTCGGCGAATTTGGATCAAATGTCTGGTTTGAACGTGAAGCTAAAGACTTGTTGCCTGAAGGTTATACTTCAGAACACTCACCAAACGGTATTTTCACCAAAGAAGAAGATATCATGGATGTGTGGTTTGATTCTGGTTCATCACACCAAGGTGTTTTGGCACAACGTGATTACTTGCCAGATCAAGCTGACTTGTACTTGGAAGGTTCTGACCAATATCGTGGTTGGTTCAACTCATCATTGATCACTTCTGTTGCAGTTACTGGTCACGCACCATACAAGGGTCTTATCTCACAAGGATTCGTGCTTGATGGTGAAGGTCGCAAGATGTCTAAGTCAATAGGTAACACGATCGTTCCAAATGACGTTATCAAGCAAATGGGTGCTGAAATCATCCGTTTGTGGGTAGCTTCAGTTGATACGGATAGCGATGTCCGTGTTTCAATGGAAATTTTGAAGCAATCTTCAGAAACTTACCGGAAGATTCGTAACACAATGCGTTTCTTGTTAGCTAATACTGAAGATTTCGATAACGCTAAAGATGCAGTGGCTTATGAAGATATGCCAGCGTCAGATAAGTACTTCTATGCGTTAGTTAATGATTTGACCAAGGACTTATTGGCTGATTATGACCAATACAAGTTTGTTGACTTATTCAAACGCGTCGTTAACTTTATCAACGTTGATTTGTCTGCTTACTACTTGGATTACGCTAAGGACGTTGTTTATACCGAAGCACCTGATTCTGTGGAACGTCGGGCAATGCAAACTAACTTCTACAAGACTGTGCTTAATTTGACGAAACTCTTGTTGCCAATCTTGCCACACACTTCTGAAGAAATTTGGGAATACCTCCAAGAACCAGAAGAATTCGGTTACTTATCAGAAATGGTTGTTGCCGAAGACTTGGCTGATTCAGCTAGCTTGATTGCTAACTGGGGTGAATTCCGCCTCATGCGCGATAAGGTTAACAAGGCCTTGGAAGAAGCGCGTGATAACAAGTTGATTGGTAAGCCTGCTGAAGCAGCGGTTACGCTCTATTTGACTGCTGAACAACGTGCCTTGATTGATACATTAGATTCTGACGTGCGCGTGATGCTCTTAGTATCACAATTGCACTTAGTTGATATTGCCGATGCACCAGCTGATGCCCAAGACATTGATGGCTTGAAGTTGACTGTTGCTCATGCTGAAGGTGAAGTATCAGCTCGTGACCGCTTGTACCACACTGATTTGGGAGCCGATGCCGACTTCCCAATGTTGAGTGCCCACGAAGCTGCCATTGTGCGCCAATACTACCCTGAAGCTGTTGAAAATGGCTTTGAAGACTAG
- a CDS encoding zinc ribbon domain-containing protein: protein MAQKVFCQSCGMPLQNKADFGTNKDGSFSTEYCSYCYLNGEFVDPNATVASMIAVGEKGIEQNPQMGKITKFFLKKMYPMQVKNLKRWK from the coding sequence ATGGCACAAAAAGTTTTTTGTCAAAGTTGTGGAATGCCACTACAAAATAAAGCTGACTTTGGAACGAATAAGGATGGTTCGTTTTCAACGGAGTATTGTTCATATTGTTACTTAAATGGTGAATTCGTTGATCCTAATGCTACAGTCGCGTCAATGATTGCGGTTGGGGAAAAAGGAATTGAGCAAAATCCACAAATGGGAAAGATTACTAAGTTCTTTCTTAAAAAAATGTATCCAATGCAAGTTAAAAATTTGAAACGTTGGAAATAA
- a CDS encoding lipoprotein has translation MKKFVLLLTTACLAFILVACGQKTYAGIQIDNDKYSQLTQSKKNINTLLDTLSKYDYRNSASANAVYRAADKVMSTNARGLDTADKEKLDVVLDNSPHGIKGIIKDATKKQYNVDGSVASQFHNNFQVIIDTTAKAVTHSEVQADKVSSQLNQELNVEKRLYKLGSQNE, from the coding sequence ATGAAAAAGTTTGTTTTATTGCTGACAACGGCATGTCTAGCATTTATTTTGGTAGCTTGTGGTCAGAAGACATATGCTGGTATTCAAATTGATAACGACAAGTATTCGCAATTGACGCAATCGAAGAAGAATATTAATACATTGCTTGATACATTGAGCAAATATGATTACCGCAACTCTGCCTCTGCTAATGCGGTTTATCGCGCTGCTGATAAGGTAATGAGCACTAATGCCCGTGGTTTAGATACCGCCGACAAAGAAAAATTAGATGTGGTACTTGATAATTCACCCCATGGTATAAAGGGAATTATTAAAGACGCGACTAAGAAACAATATAATGTGGATGGCAGTGTTGCCTCGCAATTCCATAACAATTTTCAAGTAATTATTGATACAACTGCTAAAGCCGTCACCCACTCAGAAGTTCAAGCCGACAAAGTTAGTTCACAACTTAATCAGGAATTAAATGTTGAAAAGCGCTTGTACAAGTTGGGCTCACAAAACGAATAA